Part of the Methanobacterium paludis genome is shown below.
TGGGTTTCCTTGTTTTAGGATTTTTCCTCCGCGCATTAGGGCAGCTTTGTCGCATACGTCGAGTACGAAGTCCATGTCGTGTGATATGATTAGGAATGTTTGGTTTAGTTCGTCTCGTGCTTTTATTATTGAGTCTGTGACTTGTACTCTTGTTATGGGGTCCATGGTTCCTGTGGGTTCGTCTAGGATTATTATTTTGGGTTCTTTGATGAGGACTTGTGCTAGTGCTACTCTGTGTCTTTCTCCGCTGCTGAGTTCGTCTGGGTATTTGTTTAGTATGGTTGTGGCGTATGTTTCGTCGAATCCTACGGCTTTGAGGACGTATATGGCTTTCATTTTTGCGAATTCTGCGGGTAGTTCGAGGCTTATGGCTTCTGTGAGGTTTCCGAGCACGTTTCTGTGCGGGTAGAGGCTGTATTCTTGGTGGAGTATTCCTAGGTAGGGTTTGACTCTTCCTCTTCCGTATGGGCCTTTTTGTGTCATGTCTATCCAGGTTTCTCCTAGTTTGACTTGGATGTTGCCTGTGCTGGGTTCTGTTAGGCCGTAGAGTATTCGTGATAGTGTTGTTTTTCCTGCGCCGCTGAGGCCTACGACTCCGAATATTTCGCTTTCATCTACTGTTAGGTTTATTCCGTCAACTGCTTTGACTACTCCTCTTTCTATGGAGTAGTAATGTTTTTTCACGTTTTCCATTTTTATTATGGGTCCGCCTGTTTTGAAGACTTCTCCTTTTTCTGGTAGGGGTACTTGTTGTAGGAATTTTTTCACGATTTTGGTGGGGTTGCCTTGTTCGATTATTTCTCCTTTTTCGAGCCATATTACTTGGTCTGATAGTTTTTTCATGACTTCTGGCCAGTGGGAGGATATGATCATTGTTTTGCCTTTGTTTTTCACTCCGTCGAGCAGTGCTTCATGTATTAGTTCTGCTGTTTTGGGGTCGAGTGTTCCTGTGGGTTCGTCTGCTAGGAATATCATGGGTTTCTTTGGCCATTTGTCTGGCGAGCACGACTCTTGTTTTTCCCCTCCGCTGAGGTCTCTTGCTATGTGGGTTATTCTGTGGGTCATTTGAGCCATTTCCAGAAGGTCTATGGCTATTGAGATGCTTTCTTCCTCATCATGGTCGTGAATTGCTTTTAGAACGTTGTCTATGACTGTATCGTCCTCGTAGAGGGCGAAGGTTCTTTGGAGCATTATTGAGATTCTTCTTTTGATGGCTGCAAACAGTATTCGGTCGCAGTTCCAGAAATCAACACTCATTGCCTGGAATTCACATCCGCAGCTGCATTTTTGCCCGGCTTGTGATGGTGTTTCAACTCGGATACAATCAGGACAAAAGGCTATGTTGTAGATTATTTGACCTTGGTCTGGCTTGTAATCCTTCATTCCTCTGAGCATTTGTATAAGAACTGATTTACCCGCACCACTTCTTCCAAGAATACCTAAAACAGTACCCTCATCTATGGTCATACTAACATTCTTTAAAACATCCACACCTTTAAAAGTCTTAGTAACGTTCCTAACCTCTATAAAAGACAATGCAACCACCTTTTTTTTTGAGTTTGCAAAACATTAATTAATTTGTTATTCAATTAAATTGAATTAATTATTAATATTTTTATTTTAACACATTTTTTATAATTAAATGATCGTTGATTTAAATGATATTGAGATCTTATGAAATTTGAGAATTATACACGGGCAAGATCAAATGGAAGTTCCCCTCCTATGGCAGCCCGTGCAATTGATATTCCATCTGCACCAGCATCAACCATTTTTCTGGCGGATTTCAAATCTCTTATTGAATTGTTCCCTATTAAAAATATATCTGTATTTTTTTTAATTGATCTTATTAAGTTGTAATCTGCACAAGTATATCCTGGTTTCATGGCGTCAATATGTAGATAGTTTGCACCTGCATTGTTAACAGCCTCTGCAACTGCAAAATCGTCCACTCCCGGAACGTTAGCCCGTACTTTTACAGAAACTTTACTCCCTGAGTTTTTTACAACTTCTTCTATGAAATCGCCCAATTTAGTAAGGTTTTGGAGAAGTGCTTGGCCGCATCCGGCATCTACAAGTTCTGATTGCCTACAATGGGTGTTTATTTCAACCACATCTACACCATCGAGTTTTGAAACGGTTATTATAGGTTCTGGAGAGGTTGCCCTGAGGTTAACTGAAACTTTTCCTTTCCACGGGTTTTGAGATCTGACTATGTTAACCTGACTTTTTATGTTGGACAAAACATTTTCTTCTGCAACCT
Proteins encoded:
- the atwA gene encoding methyl coenzyme M reductase system, component A2, with protein sequence MSFIEVRNVTKTFKGVDVLKNVSMTIDEGTVLGILGRSGAGKSVLIQMLRGMKDYKPDQGQIIYNIAFCPDCIRVETPSQAGQKCSCGCEFQAMSVDFWNCDRILFAAIKRRISIMLQRTFALYEDDTVIDNVLKAIHDHDEEESISIAIDLLEMAQMTHRITHIARDLSGGEKQESCSPDKWPKKPMIFLADEPTGTLDPKTAELIHEALLDGVKNKGKTMIISSHWPEVMKKLSDQVIWLEKGEIIEQGNPTKIVKKFLQQVPLPEKGEVFKTGGPIIKMENVKKHYYSIERGVVKAVDGINLTVDESEIFGVVGLSGAGKTTLSRILYGLTEPSTGNIQVKLGETWIDMTQKGPYGRGRVKPYLGILHQEYSLYPHRNVLGNLTEAISLELPAEFAKMKAIYVLKAVGFDETYATTILNKYPDELSSGERHRVALAQVLIKEPKIIILDEPTGTMDPITRVQVTDSIIKARDELNQTFLIISHDMDFVLDVCDKAALMRGGKILKQGNPKTIIQDLTPTEKKKMLKEE
- a CDS encoding MJ0144 family RNA dihydrouridine synthase-like protein → MAGITNGNFCRKMSSFGFDMVTLGGYNIDKPSIEAGCKIIARGRPEFEVAEENVLSNIKSQVNIVRSQNPWKGKVSVNLRATSPEPIITVSKLDGVDVVEINTHCRQSELVDAGCGQALLQNLTKLGDFIEEVVKNSGSKVSVKVRANVPGVDDFAVAEAVNNAGANYLHIDAMKPGYTCADYNLIRSIKKNTDIFLIGNNSIRDLKSARKMVDAGADGISIARAAIGGELPFDLARV